Below is a window of Tautonia marina DNA.
CCGGCGGCTTCGAGGAATACCACATCGCCCTCTTCGGCAAGCCCGACTCCGATCAGTTCGAATTCGAGATGACTGGCCGTCACCTGACCCTCCGCGCCGACGGCAACAGCAACCCCGGCGCCGCCTTCGGCGGCCCGATCGTCTACGGCCACGGCGAAGGCGACGCCAAGAAGGGGCTGCCCGGCAACGTCTTCTACTACCAGACCGTCAAGGCCAACCAGGTCTTCGGCGCCCTCGACGGCAAGCAGCGCGAGCTCGCCCTCGTCGAGAAGGCCCCCCGCGAAACCGCCGTCGAACTCCAGGGCGAAGGCGCTTCGTTCCCCGGCATCTGCCTCTGCGAGCTGTCGAGCGACCAGAAAGAACTGGTCGAATCGGTCATCCGCGTCCTCCTCGACCCCTACCGCTCCGAGGACGTCGAGGAAGCCATGTCCATCATCGAAGCCGGCGGTGGTCTCGACGCCTTGCACATGGCCTTCTACAAGGAAGGCGACCTCGGCGACGACAGCGAATGGGACATCTGGCGTCTCGAAGGCCCCACCTTCGTCTGGCACTTCCGCGGTGCTCCTCACGTCCACACCTACGTGAACATCGCCAAGAAGGTCTGAGCCGACCCCGTTCGCTCAAACTCGGGCGGGTGGCACTGGTGACTCACCAGTGCTCCCGTCCTCGCAGTCGTTTCCAGGCCTTGCGTGTTCGGACGCTCCACGACACGCAAGCGTCCATTCGACTCCATGCCCGGAGCCTCCCCTCGCTCGCCCCTCACCTCCCGAGGCGCACCCAATGACCATCACCCGACGCTCCTTCGTCCGATCGGCCGCCGCCGGGGCCTTCGCCGCCATGCCCGGTATCCTCCAGGCGAAGCAAGATCACACT
It encodes the following:
- a CDS encoding DUF3500 domain-containing protein; this translates as MSQDNRNDVRPDSVSRRQFVRTVGGAAALSGLAPLVNAHAAFIGDGPSHSSAAETAAARLFESLKPEQREVLCFPYDHPLRTRISANWAITEPTIGQLDTEQQMLVEDIVRGVTSPEGYDRFRIQMDQDSGGFEEYHIALFGKPDSDQFEFEMTGRHLTLRADGNSNPGAAFGGPIVYGHGEGDAKKGLPGNVFYYQTVKANQVFGALDGKQRELALVEKAPRETAVELQGEGASFPGICLCELSSDQKELVESVIRVLLDPYRSEDVEEAMSIIEAGGGLDALHMAFYKEGDLGDDSEWDIWRLEGPTFVWHFRGAPHVHTYVNIAKKV